GAAGTCCGTCTTTGACTTTCACTTTTTAGTTCCTTTCCTTTGATAGAACTCTTTACGCAATAACTTGACTTTATCTATGTCGGAACGATCGGTTTTATCCTTCTTCTTAATATTGGCGTGACACATTATTAGGTTGGAACCATCCATAAAACTAAAAATGCGGGCTTGGTGCGCTTTAATATCATATATTTGATCTCCTTGATGATGAAAAATTTCCTTATTTGGTCTCTGAACATCGCATACCTTGTAGATATTATTGCGTAATTTTGTGCATTCTTTTGGGCGTTTGTGCTGAAGTCCCATTATAAAATCAAGGACAGGATTATCTCCGTTTTCTTTTAAATAATAGAAGGCTGTACGGTACACGCCTCGATAGTGCAACACTACAAGCTCACCCATCGCTGACCGCCCGGTAAGTTAACCTATGAGTTAACTTTTGTCAAGGGGTAGAGACCAATTTTTTTTGGGGGGGGATATCCGGGACCTGTCGTCTACTCCGGTTCCTCGCGGGTGAACCAGGCGATGAAGGACTCCACGCAGCGCCCGTCCAGGTGGTTCTTCTCCACCTCTTCGCGCAGGATGCCGATGGCGCGCTCCGTGTTCATGGGCTCCTTGTAGTGCCGCTTCTGGGT
This bacterium DNA region includes the following protein-coding sequences:
- a CDS encoding type II toxin-antitoxin system RelE/ParE family toxin, coding for MGELVVLHYRGVYRTAFYYLKENGDNPVLDFIMGLQHKRPKECTKLRNNIYKVCDVQRPNKEIFHHQGDQIYDIKAHQARIFSFMDGSNLIMCHANIKKKDKTDRSDIDKVKLLRKEFYQRKGTKK